ttttcccccaaaatttgacttgattttttaaatcattagtgaaaagtagataacgaaCGAAGAAATTTGGAGGGCAAAATAGTatccataagcttaatttttaaaaataaaaacaaaaaacaaaatagttaccaaacaaagCCTAAAAaagatcattcaaaattaattgtaagagttattttgaactctttaagagtatttttgaaacttttgaaagttcaagaatacTATAACACAAAGTATAAAGTTCAagcacattttttaaatttagcctttggaaaaatatctttttagtcACTGAATTTTGGAGAATATGTGTGTTTGGtcattaagtttttaaaagatactttttcaatctccaaatttttagaataggttcatttggtctctaagtttttgaaaaatacctCTCTAAtcctttttaaaaataggtttgaAAAAGTCCCAATATTCATTTTTgttattatctaaaattaaaaattattttttaaagattaccacttctctctaaaattattttttaaatacatttttgcaGTTCAAAAttctatataattatataaagtgaaaataaaaaatagttcagggccttttaaacctatttttaaaaatttggggTCTAAAAAGGTATATTTGAAAAACTCGATAAAATACAACTATTCTAAAAAGTTAAggataaaaaatttatatattgaaaaCTCGGGACTAAATATACCTACTCTTCAAACCTTTATGACTAAAAAGATAGTTTGcgattagtctttttattttattcaagtaaatttaaaattattttacaagcgacaatttttttttccttaaaacaaTGGCTAAAGTTTGCCCATATTATGAAGGTTTTAGTAACAATTTCATTAAAAACGGATACCTTGACTATTTCTATCCATACAAGGACACCAATTCAAACGCCATTGCCGACAAACTTGTTCGAATTcacttttaattaaaatcactattttaaataataataataataataaacactattttttccacttataattaatcaaaatatcattttaatcttcttagtttaaactttattttaggAGTGAGTAAAAAAATACCGAAAAATCAAGTCAACCGATAGACGTTACCACCTTTGCTAAAATCGACAACAAACCAAATGTCAATGGTTAGCATTGATCTAAGCCTAAAACCGATGTCAACCGACCAATGATTATCActactttatttcattttaatctacatatttttaaatgtctaattttaatccttatactttcaataaatattataatcaatccatttaatatgtagttaatttttttataaaaaaatagtaagTTTTTATTGGCATTTTCTTATACATTGTGAATAAAACTCACAATGTTTtcttcataatatatatatattattattattattatttaatcaattttgattaaaaattgatttgaatgattaaacttaaggataattattttaaataacaaaattacttaaaatatttttgagatgtttatcattttattatatttgtaaataagttatctcatttttttatatgtgaaaaaaaatcttaaatttaatatttattttgaaaatatatatactaaattaAGATTTCTTGAAAATATAGAGTCTAAGATTAGACAATGGAAaggaaactaaaataaaatataatactaaattttaagattttttttcacATATAAGAAAATAAGACAATGGAAAGGaaactaaaatgaaatataacctaaaataacattttaacaaatgttttttttttaatcaaaacaccatttTAACTCTAAAGTTTGTTCAGTCTTAATTCACGTATTTTCAAATGCTTAATAAACttttgtactttaaaaaaatctaaaatttatccTCACTACTcatttattgctattttttattaatattttcattttaaagttTGAAAACATATCCACCTATTATATTTtcttacatgaaaattattattattatttagttaatttctagaaaaatagttttgaaagacTCCAACAAACTTTTATACTTTCAAGggatcttaaatttagtctttcaaaattattttttagaaattagctaaatattaataataatttttatataagaaaatataatatgtgatatGTTTTCAAACATTAGAatgaaaatgttaataaatactAACAACTTAAATTTAGCCTTTCACCCAttcttctaacttttaaaattgtcACCCACATTATTCAAAAGTTCTTAGTTGTTCTATGTAAGTTCATAACCACACATCCATACACTCTAAACAAAATCCAAATCCAATCAAATCAAGAAAGAGAAAGCCTCACAAATCTAAGTAGATCAAAGCCAATCCATTATCCAAAAACTACATAAGATCGAAGAACCAATTTGAAAAACCTTATTCCAAAAGTTAAAACCGAGATCAAGAAATTCAAACTACACTGTCGACGCCGGCGCATAGAGCGGACGTCTGTACTCATCAAAGAACTGGTCACGATCGACGAAGACGATTGCGTAGAGTGCGTAAATGATCCCCGGAATGTAACCGAGAAGAGTCAAAATCAAACACAGACAAAATTCCACCTACAATTACACCAATTTCACACAAAATTAGCCAGAAACCTAATCCAAATCGATATCGTCTGATTTGGATCAGATCGCAGGGAAGAGAAGTTTCTTGAGCTGTTTTAGGTCATCGAAAGTTCAAATTGGGGGAAATTACatcgagaagaagaagaaataggaTTTACCGTGCAACAGCCGAATTTGAGGCAAACTCCTAGAGGAGGAATGAGGATGGCGATGAGAATCTCGCAGCAGATCTCACATCCGTTCGCCATTTTCGAGATTCAGAGAGAGTTTTTGTGGAAGGgaaatgattgattttgatATGTGAAGAGTTATGGCAGTTCTGTATTCTGTTGTTGCTTTTATTAACGATTGACCATCCTATTTAAGTCTCTCTGccacttattattattattattgtttattgtttatcatTCTATGCCTTCCACGTTTGTACtcttgaaaagaaaattgttttttttttttttattaaaaaatggaaTCTGCCTGGTAATAATTTGAATATGTTACTTGGTAGTTGTGTACACGTATttgatattttgtaaatatgataaaaaaaaatttaaatatgaatttttaatttttttttaattccataTTTGtcatgaacaattaattaattgatagagAGCGAAAGGaagatagagagagaaagaaagagaaagggaaAAGCGACAACCAGTCAAGTGCATCAAATGGTTTGGAATGGTGCTTGTTCATGAAAAaataagtttgttttttttttaaaaaaatcaaagtgtATCATTATAAGGTATATCAACTCTCAGTCAAATGAATCGTTATCAAGTTTATCAATATTATATCAGACAAGTATTTCAATATATAAAAGAGTGCACCATTATCAAGTTTATCAACATTGCATTGgtaaattgtatcaattatcAAGTATATAAATCAAGTgtattaaatttatcaattatcaagtatatcagtCAAGTgtattaaatttatcaatagTACAAACAAGTGaatgattgataaatttatcaaCAATTTATCAGTCAAGTGCATAATTGTCAAGTATACCAAGTATTTAGTCAAGTGTATCACGTTTATCAACGATATAAAGAAGTGCATGATTGGTAACACATGTCTAGTATCAGTCAAGCATAtcattatcaagtatatcagtCAATATCAATGGTGAGGGTATTTGCCATCTTTGTATGTAAgttggttttcatttttgccATTTTTACAAATGTTAAGTCACAAAGTTTCGATTGTTCAAATAAGATAATTCACCGaaacaattaatgaacttgtAGCTACGAACCTAATTAATGTACTTTGTTTTTACCCTTTTGCAAATGCCCTTTAAAAAGATTTGTTGTTAAATTATAGGTTTATTTTTGGGTTTATGTTTATTCgttcataaataattaatatttaacaaGTCTTTAAATTTGTAGAAGTATTTAAaaagttcttaaatttttaattttgtgtatgTTAGTTAGATGtctgaatttttaattttctatccAATAGATCGTTAAActacttgatttttttaaaaaaataaaattcacgACTCTTCTAAGCATAATAGTGAAAGTTTAGTGTTCTATTAGACatggaatttaatttttaatctacTTCAATTTATGAACTAACACTTCCCAATTTTTCATTCTCATGCCTCATTTCTTCAATACCCTCTTAATCCTCTTGTTTCATCCATCCATCTGCAAAAttgtcctatttctcctctttgTTTTTTTCTCCCCTTTTAAACGTCTTGTCTCATTATTGAACATGCCCAAACTTAAATATAAGAAATTCCAAcacctaaacaattaatttctttgaagttatATTGAGTTGGGAAACAACCAATTTGAAAACAAagataccttttttttttttttccatattgatgctctcatttttttttcttatttgttcAATTCTTACATTAATTTTATGAGCAACCAAACATGACCCAACACTTtgagttaaaacataaaattccaCAATATCCTACAAAGTCTCCAAATAGAAAATGTCCCTAAAAactaagtaaaacaatgaattCCAAAATACAAGAaggtttgaaaaaaataatatcatcttTGATCGTGCAAAACCCTCTTAGTTGACCATAACAAATCGAAAAATTTGAACTTGAAAGACGATCAACAAAATCTTCATCGCTACAAATTTGGTCATttacatattttctttttttttcctctcatcGGTTTTTCTCAAAATTATGATTAGAATTCTTAACGTgtctatattttt
This DNA window, taken from Benincasa hispida cultivar B227 chromosome 6, ASM972705v1, whole genome shotgun sequence, encodes the following:
- the LOC120080192 gene encoding UPF0057 membrane protein At4g30660-like; this translates as MANGCEICCEILIAILIPPLGVCLKFGCCTVEFCLCLILTLLGYIPGIIYALYAIVFVDRDQFFDEYRRPLYAPASTV